A single region of the Pontibacter kalidii genome encodes:
- a CDS encoding M61 family metallopeptidase translates to MLKNTFTALTLCLGLHMAALAGSAPQTDPAQKYNVTINLKNVQNDQVQVTVQAPQITEKVTIYNMPKIVPGTYSVSDFGKFVNDFKAFAENGDTLAVARLDTNRWQISNADRLDRITYWVDDTFDAAKREDVVFEPGGTNIEEGKNFLLNTFGFVGYFEGMKQVPYTLNITKPEGFYGSTPLKAVASNDSLDTYQLPNYVDLADSPLMYNVPDTTVLNLGGTEVLVSVYSPSGRVTSEPIAKNVQSILEAQRSYLGGTLPVDKYAFLIYVPERVGKSGSFGALEHSYSSVYFLPEMPEAQFSSTIRDVAAHEFFHIVTPLNVHSEEIGNFDFINPKMSEHLWLYEGVTEYFASHVQVYENLYDVDEFLQKIRDYILTSKTYYNDTLPFTEMSSQVLEKYENEYGNVYQKGALIGLVLDVKLRELSDGKYGLRDLMLDLSKTYGKDNAFKDEELFDKIAEMTSPEIREFFAKYVEGSEPLPLEETFRKVGIVYKPKGTQELISYGGFAPGFDEETNKIKVADTADMDAFGRKIGFQTGDLLLAFNGTEITPANIRQIIAEDLQNMKPGDRLTFTVGRVNDKGEVKEKKLKGRATAVKREQQHVLQLDPMATPEQVQLRNAWLGLEEA, encoded by the coding sequence ATGCTAAAAAACACATTCACTGCGCTAACACTTTGCCTCGGCCTGCACATGGCTGCCCTGGCAGGTAGTGCGCCGCAGACCGACCCTGCTCAGAAGTATAATGTCACCATCAACCTGAAAAATGTACAGAACGACCAGGTACAGGTAACGGTACAGGCCCCGCAGATAACTGAGAAAGTAACAATTTACAACATGCCTAAGATCGTACCGGGCACCTACTCCGTGTCTGACTTTGGCAAATTCGTAAACGATTTTAAAGCCTTTGCCGAAAACGGCGATACCCTGGCCGTAGCAAGGCTGGACACCAACCGCTGGCAGATCAGCAATGCTGACAGGCTGGACAGGATTACCTATTGGGTGGATGATACGTTTGACGCCGCCAAGCGCGAGGACGTGGTATTTGAGCCGGGCGGAACGAACATTGAGGAGGGTAAGAACTTTCTGCTCAACACTTTTGGCTTCGTGGGCTATTTCGAAGGCATGAAGCAGGTGCCTTACACGCTCAACATTACCAAGCCTGAGGGATTCTACGGCTCAACACCGCTCAAAGCCGTTGCCTCCAACGACTCGCTGGACACCTACCAACTGCCAAACTACGTGGACCTGGCCGACTCACCGCTGATGTATAACGTACCCGACACGACGGTGCTTAACCTGGGCGGAACAGAGGTGCTGGTGTCGGTGTACTCGCCATCTGGCCGCGTGACGTCTGAGCCAATAGCGAAGAACGTGCAAAGTATACTGGAGGCGCAGCGCAGCTACCTGGGCGGCACCCTGCCGGTAGACAAGTATGCGTTTCTGATCTACGTGCCGGAGCGCGTGGGCAAGTCCGGCTCTTTCGGAGCGCTGGAGCACTCCTACTCCTCGGTATACTTTCTGCCGGAGATGCCGGAGGCGCAGTTCAGCTCCACCATCCGCGATGTGGCCGCACATGAGTTTTTCCATATCGTAACGCCGCTGAACGTCCACTCCGAGGAGATCGGCAACTTCGACTTCATCAACCCCAAGATGTCGGAGCACCTGTGGCTGTATGAGGGCGTTACGGAGTATTTTGCCTCCCACGTGCAGGTGTATGAAAACCTCTACGATGTGGACGAGTTCCTGCAAAAGATCCGCGACTACATCCTCACCTCCAAAACCTATTACAACGACACCCTGCCCTTTACAGAGATGAGCTCGCAGGTACTGGAGAAGTATGAGAACGAGTATGGCAACGTGTATCAGAAAGGTGCTCTGATTGGCCTGGTACTGGACGTGAAGCTGCGTGAGCTGAGCGATGGCAAGTATGGCCTGCGCGACCTGATGCTGGACCTCTCCAAGACCTACGGCAAGGACAATGCTTTTAAGGATGAGGAGCTGTTCGACAAGATCGCTGAGATGACCAGCCCCGAGATCCGGGAATTTTTCGCCAAGTATGTGGAGGGATCGGAGCCACTGCCGCTGGAGGAGACGTTCCGTAAGGTGGGCATCGTGTACAAGCCGAAAGGCACACAGGAGCTTATCTCCTACGGTGGTTTTGCCCCTGGTTTTGATGAAGAGACAAACAAGATAAAAGTAGCTGACACCGCGGACATGGATGCGTTTGGCCGCAAGATAGGCTTCCAGACCGGCGACCTGCTGCTGGCCTTTAACGGCACCGAGATCACCCCTGCCAACATACGGCAGATCATAGCCGAGGACCTGCAAAACATGAAACCCGGCGACAGACTTACCTTTACCGTGGGTCGTGTGAATGACAAAGGCGAGGTGAAGGAGAAAAAACTGAAAGGCAGGGCAACCGCCGTGAAACGCGAGCAGCAGCATGTGCTACAACTCGACCCGATGGCCACGCCGGAGCAGGTGCAGTTGCGCAATGCCTGGCTCGGACTGGAGGAGGCCTAA
- a CDS encoding DUF4249 domain-containing protein, whose amino-acid sequence MMRKLLLYLLIPLTVLLTACDLEKDIDVELPNHEPQLVVECYLEQGKHIRASVLESSGYFEDPAPPLVPDAEVYITTPIGRRIQLKYNPVIVKSTGRFYTHTSTEILYGKPGQTYHLEVVDGKGRKVTGFTKLQTQVPIEEVVWKFNDKEEAYLLTTFQDDASTANYYRYMTHIDSLSGGSDRDFVTSDNLTNGKRVSLGSSYKYEEGDTLIVTLYHIEKQYYDFLASISDAKNANGNPFAQPSQIKSSVEGGFGIFTNLAYDRKTVIITK is encoded by the coding sequence ATGATGCGAAAGCTACTTTTATACTTGCTGATACCGCTGACGGTCCTACTTACCGCCTGCGACCTGGAGAAGGATATTGACGTGGAGCTGCCAAACCATGAGCCGCAGCTGGTGGTGGAGTGCTACCTGGAGCAGGGCAAGCATATCCGCGCCTCGGTACTGGAGAGTTCGGGCTATTTTGAGGACCCCGCCCCGCCTCTGGTACCTGATGCGGAAGTATACATCACCACCCCCATCGGCAGGCGCATTCAGCTAAAGTATAATCCTGTGATCGTGAAGAGCACGGGCCGCTTCTATACGCACACCTCCACCGAGATCCTGTACGGCAAACCCGGCCAGACCTACCACCTGGAGGTGGTGGATGGCAAGGGGCGCAAAGTAACCGGCTTCACTAAGTTACAAACACAGGTGCCCATTGAGGAGGTAGTATGGAAATTTAACGACAAGGAGGAGGCCTACCTGCTCACCACGTTTCAGGATGATGCCAGCACCGCCAACTACTACCGTTACATGACCCACATCGACAGCCTCAGCGGCGGCTCCGACCGCGACTTCGTTACCTCCGACAACCTGACGAACGGCAAGCGGGTTTCTTTAGGGTCGTCATATAAGTATGAGGAGGGCGATACGCTCATCGTAACGCTCTACCATATCGAGAAGCAGTACTACGACTTTCTGGCCTCCATCTCCGACGCCAAGAACGCCAACGGCAATCCCTTTGCGCAGCCTTCCCAGATCAAGTCGTCGGTGGAAGGCGGCTTCGGCATTTTCACTAACCTGGCCTACGACCGTAAAACCGTCATCATCACAAAATAG
- a CDS encoding TonB-dependent receptor, with amino-acid sequence MRIYHTTCFLLLLLVSLPAWAQRQVVQGYVRAASNNEALVGASVSVTEAGIGTITDEEGFYTLNLPQGEHRLRATYVGYTTATRTISVAGSHQTINFILDPARNELQVVEIQANSLRQKLNDTRMSVETLSSKEAKLLPALFGEVDLLKTLQLKPGVQSGGEGTSGLYVRGGGPDQNLVLLDDAMIYNPSHLFGFFSVFNPDAVKSVELYKGGFPAQFGGRLSSVVDVKMNKGNNERVRGTGGLGLISSRLTLDGPILKDKLNFSLSGRRTYVDIFTRQLNRIKEGDKDYNPIPDYYFYDLNGNLSYTLSEKDELSLSGYYGRDFFGFNDSDFSFGFDWGNTMGSLRWRHKFNDNLYATTSLTSTGYKYNINNKIDIFSFKLTSQVQDYTFKTDFDWFLGDGHSLKFGAQATHHGFTVGRLNFESADSTLNFGAGSTYSGSEFGLYASDDYELSPMLSFNYGLRLSGFNSGGKTYAALEPRGSVKYTLNEHTSLKASYASMMQYVHLLTNSGASLPTDIWYPSNKGVKPQRSQQAALGVSHLFGKGKYLVSNEVYYKWMQHQIDFRDGANLFVNDSLENEFLFGKGESYGNELYLEKVSGKTTGWLGYTLSWTYRTFDGINNGRRFPARYDRRHDISLVLMHQLNKRLSLTGAFVYGTGNAYSVPVARFAFQDVEGKEPSIVPIYEDRNAYRLAAYHRLDLGAVLKLKPKRGEADLTFSVYNVYNRRNPYFVYFEQQKDRTNEQTILGFQAKQVSLFPVIPSVTYNFRF; translated from the coding sequence ATGCGGATTTACCATACTACCTGTTTTTTATTATTGCTGCTTGTCTCGCTGCCCGCCTGGGCGCAACGGCAGGTGGTGCAGGGCTATGTGCGGGCCGCCAGCAACAACGAGGCCCTCGTAGGGGCCAGCGTGTCGGTAACGGAGGCAGGCATCGGCACCATCACCGACGAGGAAGGATTTTATACTTTAAACCTGCCGCAGGGCGAGCACAGGCTGCGGGCAACCTATGTGGGCTACACCACCGCCACACGCACCATTTCTGTAGCCGGGAGCCACCAAACTATAAACTTTATACTTGACCCGGCCCGCAACGAGCTGCAAGTGGTGGAAATACAGGCTAACTCGCTGCGCCAGAAGCTCAACGACACCCGCATGAGCGTGGAGACCCTATCTTCCAAAGAGGCCAAGCTGCTGCCCGCTCTTTTCGGCGAGGTGGACTTGTTGAAGACGCTGCAACTGAAGCCGGGCGTCCAGTCTGGCGGTGAGGGCACCTCCGGCCTTTACGTGCGCGGCGGCGGACCCGACCAGAACCTGGTGCTGCTCGACGACGCTATGATCTACAACCCCTCGCACCTGTTCGGTTTTTTCAGTGTGTTTAACCCCGATGCCGTGAAAAGCGTGGAACTGTATAAAGGCGGCTTTCCGGCGCAGTTCGGCGGGCGGCTCTCATCGGTGGTGGATGTGAAGATGAACAAGGGTAACAACGAGCGCGTGCGCGGCACCGGCGGTCTTGGCCTCATTTCCTCACGCCTCACCCTGGATGGGCCCATCTTGAAGGACAAGCTCAATTTCTCTCTGTCGGGCAGGCGCACGTACGTGGACATTTTCACGCGCCAACTCAACCGCATCAAGGAGGGCGACAAAGACTACAACCCCATCCCCGACTATTATTTTTACGACCTAAACGGCAACCTGAGCTATACTTTAAGCGAGAAGGACGAGCTGAGCCTGAGCGGCTACTATGGCCGCGACTTCTTCGGGTTCAATGACAGCGATTTCAGCTTCGGGTTCGATTGGGGCAACACCATGGGCAGCCTGCGCTGGCGCCACAAGTTCAACGACAACCTCTACGCCACCACCTCCCTCACCTCCACCGGCTACAAGTACAACATCAACAACAAGATTGATATTTTCAGCTTTAAGCTCACCTCCCAGGTACAGGATTATACTTTCAAAACTGATTTTGACTGGTTTTTAGGGGATGGGCATAGCCTGAAGTTCGGGGCGCAGGCAACGCACCATGGCTTTACGGTGGGCCGCCTCAACTTTGAGTCTGCGGACAGCACCCTGAACTTTGGTGCGGGGAGCACCTACAGCGGCAGTGAGTTTGGTCTGTATGCCTCCGACGATTACGAACTCAGCCCGATGCTCTCGTTCAACTACGGCCTGCGGCTATCGGGTTTTAACAGCGGCGGCAAAACCTATGCGGCCCTGGAGCCCCGGGGATCTGTAAAGTATACCTTAAATGAGCACACCTCATTAAAAGCCAGTTACGCCAGCATGATGCAGTACGTGCACCTGCTCACCAACTCCGGCGCCTCGCTGCCCACTGATATCTGGTATCCATCCAACAAGGGCGTGAAACCGCAGCGCTCGCAGCAGGCAGCCCTGGGGGTAAGCCACCTGTTCGGCAAAGGCAAATACCTTGTTTCCAACGAGGTATACTATAAGTGGATGCAGCACCAGATCGACTTCCGCGACGGGGCCAATCTGTTTGTAAACGATAGCCTGGAGAACGAGTTCCTCTTTGGCAAGGGCGAGAGTTACGGCAACGAGTTATACCTGGAGAAAGTGAGCGGCAAGACCACCGGCTGGCTGGGCTACACCCTCTCCTGGACCTACCGCACGTTCGACGGCATTAACAACGGCAGGCGCTTTCCGGCCCGCTACGACCGCCGCCACGACATCAGCCTGGTACTGATGCACCAGCTCAACAAGCGCCTCAGCCTGACGGGGGCCTTTGTATACGGCACGGGCAATGCCTATTCGGTGCCGGTGGCCAGGTTCGCTTTTCAGGATGTGGAAGGGAAGGAGCCGAGCATCGTGCCGATTTACGAAGACCGGAACGCCTACCGGCTGGCCGCCTACCACCGCCTGGACCTGGGGGCGGTGCTGAAGTTGAAACCCAAGCGGGGTGAGGCCGACCTGACCTTCAGCGTGTACAACGTATACAACCGCCGCAACCCCTATTTTGTATACTTTGAGCAGCAGAAGGATAGGACAAACGAGCAGACAATCCTGGGCTTCCAGGCCAAGCAGGTGTCGCTGTTTCCCGTTATTCCGTCGGTTACCTATAATTTCAGATTCTGA
- a CDS encoding TolC family protein: protein MKKCITRALLKKLGGLTLCLGLATAAYAQEPLTLEKSMELARQHNVALRQARYNSTKSGIEVRRNKYGYLPSISANADLNRTNGLVFDNVTGQVQRGNTTGSYPYLAGQVVLFDGFSKLFELKKAKQQAQASAYAEQQAEIDLETNVTGYYLQALVDRENISISEGRIALLEGQLSQMEKLERAGVRAMDEVYQMKAQIATEKLNLITYQNNYRKAMLQLVQEMNVEGTPDYALEMPATPDEIRMELPTEQEVMANALNYSPLVKSSAATLDAAKTELKVAKSNFSPTLTLEGMIGSNYSSNIYKDPENGNLQTMPYFDQLDLNQRKVVALNLSIPVFNGLSRHFDAQTARLDLRNAELDYAASQNQLRQTVQQAYQDVLAAREKYNTVIANLEYTQRAFESAKRRYELGNIDFFAYMESLNNMNKSQAELLQSKCEFYLKKRILELYQG from the coding sequence ATGAAAAAATGTATAACCAGAGCCCTGCTCAAAAAGCTGGGAGGGCTCACCTTATGCCTTGGTTTAGCAACCGCCGCCTACGCACAGGAACCCCTGACGCTGGAGAAAAGCATGGAACTGGCTCGCCAGCACAACGTGGCGCTGCGCCAGGCGCGCTACAACAGCACCAAATCCGGGATAGAGGTGCGACGCAACAAGTATGGCTACCTGCCCAGCATCTCTGCCAACGCCGACCTTAACCGCACCAATGGCCTCGTGTTCGACAACGTGACCGGGCAGGTGCAGCGAGGCAACACCACCGGCTCCTACCCCTACCTGGCCGGGCAGGTGGTGCTCTTCGACGGCTTTTCCAAGTTGTTTGAGCTTAAGAAAGCTAAGCAACAGGCCCAAGCCAGCGCCTACGCCGAGCAACAGGCCGAGATTGACCTGGAGACCAATGTAACAGGTTATTACCTGCAGGCCCTCGTAGACCGCGAGAACATCAGCATCTCTGAGGGACGTATTGCACTGCTGGAAGGGCAACTGAGCCAGATGGAGAAACTCGAGCGCGCCGGTGTGCGGGCCATGGATGAAGTATACCAGATGAAGGCCCAGATTGCCACTGAAAAGCTGAACCTGATCACCTACCAGAACAACTACCGCAAGGCTATGCTGCAGCTGGTGCAGGAGATGAACGTGGAGGGTACGCCCGACTACGCGCTCGAGATGCCTGCCACTCCTGACGAGATACGCATGGAGCTGCCAACAGAGCAGGAGGTGATGGCGAACGCGCTGAACTACTCCCCGCTCGTGAAATCCTCTGCCGCCACCCTGGATGCCGCCAAAACCGAGCTGAAGGTGGCTAAGAGCAATTTCTCCCCCACCCTCACCCTGGAAGGTATGATCGGCTCTAACTACTCCAGCAACATCTACAAAGACCCGGAGAACGGCAACCTGCAGACCATGCCCTACTTCGACCAGCTGGATCTGAACCAGCGCAAGGTGGTAGCTCTGAACCTGAGCATCCCAGTCTTCAATGGCCTGAGCCGCCACTTCGATGCCCAAACCGCCCGCCTGGACCTGCGCAACGCCGAACTGGACTATGCGGCCAGCCAGAACCAACTACGGCAGACGGTGCAGCAGGCTTACCAGGATGTTCTCGCCGCCCGTGAAAAGTATAACACCGTCATCGCCAACCTGGAGTATACCCAACGCGCCTTCGAGTCGGCCAAACGCCGCTACGAGTTGGGCAACATCGACTTTTTCGCCTACATGGAGTCGCTGAACAACATGAACAAATCGCAGGCTGAGCTGCTGCAAAGCAAGTGCGAGTTTTACCTGAAGAAGCGGATTCTGGAGTTGTATCAGGGGTGA